In bacterium, the DNA window ATTTTGGAATGAGATTCTTGTACTCACCCAAATGCGTCTCTTCCAAGTCGAAGGGGAGGGGTTTGGCGAGTTGAATCTGCAGTTGTTGCAATGCCGATTGTCCGTTGGGTTGCGGATAGATTTCGTCGAATTGTTGCAATGCTTCAACAACGGCGTCATCTTTCATGGCATCTGCCAAGGCTACGAAATCGAGATAATCACGGGTGGCATTTCGTTTCAGGATGAGGACGCCCTTGATCCTCAGAATCTCAGCCAAGGTGGGCACCGTCAATTCCTGCCCCTCACATTTCATCCGGACCGTTTCGAGCGGTTGATCCCGTATGAGTTGACGTATTCCGGTTTCGATGCCGTCGAGACTGCCAAGAATCATAACGGGACGTCTTACGCGCGCTGTCCTCCAGCCCGCAACAGATTCGATCTCGGCAAGAATCTTGTCAAAGCGCGGGGTCAGATCAGGCAGGAAATGGTCGGCATCCCTTGAGAAACGGTGCCCG includes these proteins:
- a CDS encoding nucleotidyl transferase AbiEii/AbiGii toxin family protein; this encodes MPVSAAGFCLYSADYLPIFMEWNIGISTIKNSPPLRLTTSLSAETGRTGLNCAIPQFRILSLWSRSCAFAWHTQMILAPNATTSGGIMPSGELPEWDLLLSSAARLQKILPSAVLVGGSAAALHAGHRFSRDADHFLPDLTPRFDKILAEIESVAGWRTARVRRPVMILGSLDGIETGIRQLIRDQPLETVRMKCEGQELTVPTLAEILRIKGVLILKRNATRDYLDFVALADAMKDDAVVEALQQFDEIYPQPNGQSALQQLQIQLAKPLPFDLEETHLGEYKNLIPKWQNWSNVEAVAARVAELLLECL